A genome region from Dreissena polymorpha isolate Duluth1 chromosome 16, UMN_Dpol_1.0, whole genome shotgun sequence includes the following:
- the LOC127861783 gene encoding uncharacterized protein LOC127861783 — protein MADGCNSEPTNRDLMEIMKSISNRLESVENKLKIVEVIEKRIGDMETDIKKLWMALDERMKKVDDRVKRVEDKVDGADIHAAQMASRIDELEKEREAMRDDVSYFQSQSMRNNLMFTSVQEDNASGNETPEVTERKLRQHLEDAFHIARELVDSIKFERVHRSPGVPTAGKVRNIVAKFSYFKDREMVRKRWKELDGTVFGVFPQDVIQKRRKLVPKMKDARRQGKRAYLAYDTLYIDGVPQRA, from the coding sequence ATGGCGGACGGTTGCAATTCCGAACCTACGAATAGGGACCTTATGGAGATTATGAAATCTATAAGTAATCGACTAGAGTCCGTagagaataaattaaaaattgttgAAGTCATTGAGAAGAGGATCGGGGACATGGAGACGGACATCAAAAAGTTGTGGATGGCATTGGACGAGCGGATGAAGAAGGTGGACGATCGAGTGAAGCGGGTTGAAGACAAGGTGGACGGGGCGGACATCCACGCAGCGCAGATGGCGTCACGTATCGACGAGCTCGAAAAGGAGCGAGAAGCCATGCGCGATGATGTTTCGTATTTCCAGTCACAGAGCATGAGAAATAATCTTATGTTCACCAGTGTTCAGGAAGACAACGCTTCGGGTAACGAGACGCCGGAAGTGACGGAGCGTAAGCTTCGTCAACATCTCGAGGACGCTTTCCACATTGCACGTGAGTTGGTGGATTCCATTAAATTCGAACGTGTGCATCGTTCCCCTGGCGTACCGACTGCGGGAAAAGTAAGGAACATTGTGGCGAAGTTTTCGTACTTCAAAGACAGGGAAATGGTGCGAAAGCGGTGGAAAGAACTCGATGGAACTGTTTTCGGGGTGTTTCCACAGGATGTGATTCAGAAGAGGCGAAAACTGGTTCCCAAGATGAAAGACGCGAGGCGGCAAGGGAAGCGTGCGTACCTTGCTTACGACACCCTCTATATAGATGGGGTACCGCAGCGCGCATAG